The following proteins are encoded in a genomic region of Xenopus laevis strain J_2021 chromosome 3L, Xenopus_laevis_v10.1, whole genome shotgun sequence:
- the LOC121401270 gene encoding olfactory receptor 1-like, whose translation MNYTIQKDFHLLAFSNSEKNQSFFFILVLLIYLLAVLGNMNITVLVCLTPQLHTPMYFFLCNLAVQDIISVSATLPKLMVITITGDTAISFHGCLTQMFLFAFCTDTDFFLLATMAYDRYVAICIPLRYYLIMNVKLCILLVVTSWILYVINAMCFSLLLSNLSFCKSHDLNHFFCDIKILMEISCSDTSHIKQLLSLEIPFVGILPLMLILTSYVCIISTIIKMGTSAARVKTFSNCSSHLTVVLLFCGTSIGIYMKPKSSDSLEQEKLLSLFYVGIVPMLNPVVYSLRNRQVWSAAKRVLEKYILGARLPPWF comes from the coding sequence ATGAATTACACAATTCAGAAAGATTTCCACCTCCTGGCATTTTCAAACTCTGAGAAaaatcagtcttttttttttattttggttttattgaTCTACTTACTGGCTGTGCTTGGGAACATGAACATTACAGTTCTTGTATGTCTGACTCCCCAGCTGCacacccccatgtacttctttctgTGCAACCTGGCAGTCCAGGACATTATCTCTGTCTCTGCCACCCTGCCAAAGCTGATGGTCATCACAATTACAGGAGACACCGCAATCTCTTTTCATGGCTGTTTAACACAGATGTTTTTGTTTGCATTCTGCACTGATACAGATTTTTTCTTACTGGCTACCATGGCCTATGACCGCTATGTGGCTATTTGCATCCCTCTGCGTTACTACCTCATCATGAATGTGAAATTGTGCATCCTGCTGGTGGTAACTTCATGGATTTTGTATGTGATAAATGCAATGTGCTTCTCTTTGCTGCTATCTAATTTATCATTCTGTAAGTCACATGATCTCAATCATTTCTTTTGTGATATTAAAATCCTAATGGAGATCTCATGCAGTGACACCTCACACATCAAACAATTGCTGTCACTTGAAATACCTTTTGTTGGGATTCTTCCACTTATGCTCATTCTTACATCCTATGTGTGCATTATAAGTACTATCATAAAGATGGGGACCTCAGCCGCTAGAGTCAAGACTTTCTCAAACTGCTCTTCACACCTGACAGTTGTACTACTCTTCTGTGGCACCTCTATTGGGATTTACATGAAACCAAAGTCAAGTGATTCTTTAGAACAAGAAAAATTGCTCTCTTTATTTTATGTTGGCATTGTTCCTATGTTAAACCCAGTAGTGTACAGCTTGAGGAATAGACAGGTTTGGTCTGCGGCAAAGAGAGTActtgaaaaatatatacttggAGCAAGGCTACCCCCCTGGTTCTAG
- the LOC121401269 gene encoding olfactory receptor 1468-like — MENQTQSKCLYFLAFYNNGQKTPINSIVFFLIYVIGGLGNLIIIIVIYLDSHLHTPMYCFLCALAFEDICYPTVTLPKLIDILLSGNNSITFIQCFTQMYFFVAFAGVEIMLLSSMAYDRYVAICKPLKYHQIMSRRACVLVIVVNWGFGFVNSALLTSLASKLSICGSDKIKQFFCDIKAVADISCDTTTFYNSIYIDIFSLGLLTFSINVISYINIIRNILHIKSKHGRQKTFSTCTSHFTVLIILYGSVFWMYMRPPSKSENLDPIFSVFYVAVTPMLNPLIYSLRNIKVKNALIRIARKWLV, encoded by the coding sequence ATGGAAAACCAAACACAGTCTAAATGTTTATACTTTTTGGCATTTTACAATAATGGACAAAAAACACCAATTAACTCCATTGTCTTTTTCTTGATTTATGTGATCGGAGGATTGGGGAATCTGATTATAATAATTGTTATATACTTAGATAGTCACTTACACACCCCTATGTACTGCTTTCTCTGTGCCCTGGCCTTTGAAGATATCTGTTACCCTACTGTCACTCTCCCTAAACTGATTGACATTTTACTTTCAGGAAATAACTCAATAACTTTTATACAATGTTTTACTCAAATGTACTTTTTTGTTGCCTTTGCTGGAGTGGAAATAATGTTACTCTCTTCTATGGCATATGATCGGTATGTTGCTATTTGCAAGCCCTTAAAATACCACCAGATTATGAGCAGAAGAGCCTGTGTACTGGTGATTGTAGTGAACTGGGGTTTTGGCTTTGTTAACTCAGCATTGCTAACAAGTCTGGCTTCAAAGTTGTCAATTTGTGGTTCTGATAAGATCAAACAGTTTTTCTGTGACATTAAGGCTGTGGCAGACATCTCCTGTGATACAACTACATTTTACAATTCTATTTACATTGACATTTTTTCATTAGGGCTTCTTACATTTTCTATAAATgtaatatcatatataaatataataagaaaCATACTACACATTAAGTCCAAACATGGCAGGCAAAAGACTTTCTCCACTTGCACTTCTCACTTTACTGTTCTGATCATTCTCTATGGGAGTGTATTCTGGATGTACATGAGGCCACCTTCAAAATCAGAGAACCTGGACCCAATATTCTCAGTATTTTATGTTGCAGTGACTCCCATGTTAAACCCACTTATATATAGTCTAAGGAATATAAAAGTAAAGAATGCCCTAATAAGAATTGCAAGGAAATGGCTTGTATAG
- the LOC108710345 gene encoding olfactory receptor 1, whose protein sequence is MNSTIQKDFHLLAFSRYEEDQPLLFMGLFMIYLTAVLGNMMIIVLVCLVSQLHTPMYFFLCNLAFQDIIFVSVFLPKLMVITITGDTSISFPSCLTQMFLFSLCIGIDIFLLATMAYDRYVAICIPLRYYLIMNTRVCVLLVTMAWILYIPNAMCYSLLLSGLSFCKSRELNHFFCELKMLLEISCSDTSHIKQFMTVELPFVGILPFVLILTSYVYIIATIIKLQTSAAKLKAFSSCSSHLTVVLLLCGTSIGIYIRPDSQNSQEQEKYLSLLYTGVVPMLNPLVYSLRNREVWSAAKILLEKYVP, encoded by the coding sequence ATGAATTCCACAATTCAAAAAGATTTCCATCTCTTGGCATTTTCTCGCTATGAGGAAGATCAACCTTTACTATTTATGGGGCTTTTTATGATCTACCTAACTGCTGTGCTGGGAAACATGATGATTATTGTACTTGTATGTCTGGTATCCCAGCTGCacacccccatgtacttcttcTTGTGCAACCTGGCATTCCAGGACATTATCTTTGTCTCTGTCTTCCTGCCAAAGCTGATGGTCATCACAATTACAGGTGACACCAGCATTTCTTTTCCCAGCTGTTTAACACAGATGTTCCTGTTTTCATTATGTATTGGTATAGACATTTTCTTATTGGCCACTATGGCTTATGATCGCTATGTGGCTATTTGTATTCCTCTACGTTACTACCTCATCATGAATACAAGAGTGTGCGTCCTGCTGGTGACAATGGCATGGATTTTGTATATTCCTAATGCAATGTGCTACTCTTTGCTTTTATCAGGTTTATCATTCTGTAAGTCACGAGAacttaatcattttttttgtgaacttaaAATGCTGCTGGAGATCTCATGCAGTGACACCTCACATATAAAACAATTCATGACAGTTGAATTACCCTTTGTAGGCATTCTTCCATTTGTACTGATTTTAACATCCTATGTGTACATTATAGCTACTATCATAAAATTGCAAACCTCAGCTGCTAAACTCAAGGCTTTTTCCAGCTGTTCTTCACATCTAACAGTTGTATTGCTGTTATGTGGCACTTCTATAGGAATTTACATTAGGCCCGACTCTCAGAATTCTCAAGAACAAGAGAAATATCTGTCTTTGCTATATACTGGTGTTGTTCCAATGTTAAATCCATTAGTGTACAGCCTGAGAAACAGAGAGGTTTGGTCAGCTGCAAAGATATTACTTGAAAAATATGTACCTTGA